The Scylla paramamosain isolate STU-SP2022 chromosome 20, ASM3559412v1, whole genome shotgun sequence nucleotide sequence TTCTCAGCGGCAGAGGTAGCGCTCTCGTAAATCGTAATCTTAGCCGGTGCCACATGACTGAATTATTTTAGTGACCACTCAATGAATAggtcaacaattttttttctattatactTGCAGATCTTTTATCCCACTTGTCATCAAATTTCACTTATCcaatattttcgttttcctattcGGATCCTTGTTACGCATAAGAtcataaaataagggaagctgcaagaagccatcaggcctacacgtgggagtccctgtatgaaacatatctatttccacctatcatccccacccatgaatatatctaatcttttaaagctccctaatgcctaagcactaacaacctgattaccgagtccgttccattcatcgaccactctatttgagagctaatttcttcctgtctctttcttgaacctaactctttcaagcttgaactcgttatttcttgttgtatcctgattactgatcctgcgAATTTTTCTtatgtcccccttgttatatccTCTATGCCACTTAAGGcttttatcaggtcccctcttaacctacgtctctctaaagcaGAGGTTCTCAAACTTTATTCCTTATGGCGCACTAATATATCTTGGACTCTGACGGGGCACCAACTCTACAGTCACGTGTAATGTATACCTATCCATGAAAATTATGCGGCGCACTTGGGGAATAGTCGCGGCGCACTTCAGCGCCACGGCGCAGTTTGAGAATCACTACTctgaagaatgtaaatttaatagcttcagtctcgtttcgtaaggaatacgcttcatcccctgtatccttgtagtcattctcctttgtactgattctaattgACCTATATCCTCTCTGTAATATGGGGATCAAACTGCACAGCACTAGtatagatgaggtctgaccagcgccaaatataactttaatattacttctgcttttaacactcctaaaaattaatcctattaccctatttgccctatttctggcctctatgcattgttttcttatacGCAGATCAGAGCTAActgtaactcctaaatctttttcgttctctgaacttaccagagcttcgttgtttattgtgtacttaCTGTGTGAgtttcttctacctacgctaagtactttgcatttgttaataataaactgcatttaccatctgtctgtccattcgttcgtcctatccaaatctgcttGCAAGGCGACGGCATCcgaatctgacctaattaaATTGCCTATCTTCGTATCACCTGCAAATTttctaacatcactactaatttaactatccaagtcattaatATATGTCAAAAAACAACATTGACTCTAAAACTTATCCTTGTAGCACCCCACCAATTACTTGACCCAACTCAGATTTAtagccatttattacaactcacTGTCGTCTGTCGCTTAACCACGACCTTATCCAgcttaacctttctcaggaccctctgatggggtaccttgtcaaacgctatACTGAAATCCAggtataggatgtcataactatcttcattatctgccgcctcgtaaactttactgtaaaaactcaaCAAGTTCGTGAAACCATGCTTGGATATCAAGTTATGCTTATCTAAATATTCTGCAACGTTCCTCGCGATTgcaagttaagctgacaggtctataattagacgctaacgttttatttcctctcaaAGAGGAGCACTAGATTCACCTGCCTCCATATTACCGGTACCTCTCCTGAGTCTAGGCATTTCCTAAAGACAGTAACTAGCGGTTCACTAATGACCTCTTTggattccttaagtactctggaatATACGCATTTCGTCTGGTCATggtgcgatttttttttttttcagcctattTCCTGTTCCACTGTCTCCTTAGCTATGGAAATATctatcagcttctcattctcttctgcccTAAAAATATGTTCACCATCCGGCATTTCctgtatgttttcctgggtgaaaacTCTTAAAAATACTCGTTTAGAATTTTACTCGTCTCTTCCCCAGAATTAACTCAGTCCACATcagctgcctttaatggacccattatttttgttcttcgtcCTATATAGAATCCCTTGGGGTCAGTCTTCGCCTGGTTAACTACCTTTAATTCGTAATTATTTTCAGCCTTtttcgttaacctcctgactatTCTAATCAGTTCGTCCTGTGTTCACTGAGCCTGCCAAGTCGATCACATGTTGTTTGCCAGTCTTCGTCAACTAATCACCATCCCCTGTATTCTCCTTCATATGCATAGTGACAGTGAAGACATTGTGGGATTTACTGGAGTGGGCGTTCATGAGGGTGGCCGCATGCAGTCTGCCGCTGAGTGGAGCCCTTCTCTAGAATGTTGTACACTTCTGTCTTGGGCCTCACTATTAATGTTTTAACCTACCGGTCATCCATTGACATTGGACCTCACCAGTACTTCCTCCAATCTTTGAATGGCCTTCTTGGTCAAGTCCTCGTATAACCTGAACCTCGAGAAATCATCGATGGTGGACAGTAATTCGAACAGTTCTTCATTTTAGAGCTCCAGGAAAGAAACTCATTGTAAACTCCACTTTCTGCATGTGGAGTTAGTCAAAGAGGCGATTGACGTAGCGGGGAATGATGCCAGCAAGTGGATCCTCCTCCCACGCTGTCGCATTCGAGGCACGTTCCCCCTCCATAACAAAGGTCTTGCCTGTGCCTGTCTGCCCGTATGCAAATATTGTGCAGTTAAATTCGTTTAGCACCTCTTCGACTGTCGGAGTTTTTGGCCACTCCTTTGTAGACGTCAATCTGCTTGGAATCCTGGCCAGACACATGATCGAAGGTGAAGGTCTTGGCAAACTTGTCAGTGGGCcgttccttcaccaccacctccctgctGTGCTGTACCGTGACGATATTGTGGGACTTGCCTGCCTTCTCTTGTGCATTCATGGGTCGCCATCTGACGAATACCTTGATGTTCTGGTTGGCACTGGCCTCATTTCTCCTGATGGTGGCTGGGTTGTTCATAGTTCCTGGCTGAAAGACACGCAAACCACACATAAAGGACACTCAAATATTACCCAGGGGaggctcaaaacacacaaacacttaggTATCTAAGGTCTCCTCTTAGTGACCTCCGCAGCTGTGGCGAATTAGCATGTGGTAACGCCAGATTATAGATGGTTGCCTTAATTTAGACGGACATGTATCGAGCTAAGCTTCTATCAGCACAGGCCTGACACTAATACAGTACTTGGCTGTATTCCCAAGTGGAGTGTCCGCCTCGAGTAGTAGTATGCTAAGTAAAGGAATGTGGTGAACTGCTCTGGCTGCCAGCTGGCGTGTGACTGCTTGAGTGGGAATAGCCCAGAATCCGATCGCTCCTCGACCTCGAGTGTAATTGAATCCCCGTATATGAATtaaactgactggctggttttGTTCCGCGAATGTGAATCCACTAGATCCagatccagaaaaaaaaaaagtaacattcaCGGCCTCTTTGTCTTGTTCCCTCTAGCCTCGGCGACAAGCAGGAGAGGCAGGTCTGGACTACCCGACCTACTCGGAGGTGCCCTTCGGCCTCTCCTTCACCTGCGAGGACAAACTGCCGGGTTACTACGCCGACCCTGAAGCCCAGTGCCAGGTGGGTTCCTCGCGGCCCTCTCCTAGTGTCCAAGGGAGTTGTCCACTCACAGATCCCCTTCACTATCAGTAACATACATTTCTTATGCTTGTATTTCCCGCATTATTTACTTTAATATCAAAATTGAAATTTGAACAAAAAAATGTAGTTTTTAGTTAAAAGGATTCGTATGTATCCCCTTGAATTATcgtaaatatatttttcttaaacCAGTTCAATAATATTAATCAAAATGAGTATAATGATATTTTAGAAATAATGTaacctctcccactctcttgcAAGACACAAGTAACCCCAACAATTTTTCTATTGaatttttaagtaaaaaaacTACTTGTAGACAATGATGAAGTGATGGTAATCATATCTGGTAATCTGGTAGTATCTGAGTGTTTTAGTTCATACACAGGTGAATACTTCTCTCTCATCAACAGGTGTGGCACTGGTGTGTTTCTCAGACAACCAAGTATTCGTTCCTCTGTCCAAACCGAACGCTCTTCAACCAGCTGTACAGGTGAGCCACCTCTACATAAATGTACGTTCACATGTGCGCGCcagaaatgagggagggagacctAATCAAAatagaaattaatgaatgagcAGAAAGAAATAGAACTATCGTATGGAGCAAAGAGAAGTTGGACATTTGAGAGGACAAAGGCAAAATTTAAGAGAAAATCTGaatcacgcaaaaaaaaaaaaaaaaaaaaaaactacagattTCCCCCATATAAATGAAGATACTGAAATGTTACAAAGAGGTggtagaaggaaagagtgaacatcaactgaatgaaaattataagtACAGATAATACATCTATACACCAAATAAGTGTGGCAACTAGACACctaaacacagacacacgcacacacacacacactcagtataATTTGGAAACTCTCATAAAAGTACTGCGTATCTTCTTAAAATATTTCAAATCCCTGTGTATTGTTGATATGTAATACGTATGCATGCTTAGAATCAGTACATCATTAAGGACTATTTCACTAACTGGAGTTGACTGGTGTGTGGGCAGGGTGTGTGACTGGTGGTTCAACGTGGATTGCGCTGACTCTCCTGCATCTTACAACATCAACGAGGATCTCTACAAGGTGCCTGAGACGTCTCTGGGTAGAGAACTCCTGCGGGAAGAGGAAGGCGGAGATCAGACCGTGGAGGAAACGCAGCTGATGGAGGACGAGGTGGTGACAGGAGACCAGCAGCCGCAGCAATCACAGGTACAAGAGGAGGAGCTGCGGCAACAGGAACAGCTTGTGGAGCAGCAACAGGAACCACAGTTACTCCAACAGGAACCGCAAttacagcagcaggagcaggaacagccacagcaggaggaaatgcaacagcaggaggaaatacaacaGCAGGAGGAACAACAACCAGAGGAACCCAGTGAAGTCTAGCTAAGGGTATAAAAGTTGTAGGACGTAAAATTCGTCATCTAATTTTGGCGTTCATCTTGTATAATAGCGACTGGAGGTATATAGGTCCAAAAAGTTATCGTGGGACTTAATCGTTTATATATTAAATGCTGTGCTTTATCCTACTATTTCAGTGTTCCAATCCCATTTAGGGCGCCTCTCATGACTCAAAATTTATCCAGCCTTCAGGTCAATGTGTCAGGGCTTTTTCATGATGTTCCAAGGGGAACATCACACGTGGCAGCGGCGGGATCAGTTCTGAGCCACGAGAGGCACAGTAGATGAAGATTGTACCCTGACACCGAGATATAAAGCGCAGGTCCCAAGATAATTTGTGGGAGCCTTTAGCCCCCTGCTTGCTACACTTTGCATTAGACAGTCCAGCCCCCTGTACAGTAAAGGAAGTGTCCATTGCTTTCTTGTCTTGCCTGCTGAACTGGTAATATGCTCTTGTATCTCTCTGGCATCTCATGACCTTGTGGTGCCTCCACTCATTTGCCATGTTGTGATAAGCTGGAAGGCAAGACTAAGGCAAACATTTCTTTTCTAAATGGAGGACAGGAATTAGGTGGTAGTGGGGGATATGAGGGTCACATTGGGTGGTGTTGGGTAGACTGTGACCACTGGGTTAGGGAAGACTACTAATACCGCTATGCTGTTTGGATGGAAATGATCTAGTAGAGTACAAAGGTGTGAAATTGACATGTAATCATCATTGTTGCCTGTAAACCTGTTTGCTGTTAGTCTGAATGAGAGAGCAGGAGGTGAGCACTCCACACAGATTTTGTATGGATAAACATGACTAGACACTACTCTTCAGTTGGATTCTTTTCTGTATGCTCCAAAATTCTGAAATGTGTGATATTGCACTCACAAATGTTATGGTGACTTGTGTCAGTTATTTTTTAACAGGTTGTAGAGGAAGTTGACAGACTTTACACTTTTCAAGATGATTTAGTGATTCTAGTAATGGTTCAAGGAGGATTATGTACAGTCAGAAAAGCAGCCAATAGAACTTCACTAATCaattctgtggcctttgaaaaatagtggCAATGAAAGCCCAAAGCATTTACAGATACAAGTCAtaggcatttttttctttatatacagtATACTCCACAGGATGCTGAAACATATTGGTGcttgtatctttttattaaGGAACTATCAACATTATCTTTGTATCCACATGAAGAATCTccccaatagaaaaaaaaaagtcaagccAAGGAGTGAGCAGTGTAGTCCACTCAACACAGTATGTACAATAATCtgagtaaaaaaacaaacaaagcaccAATGAGATGAGAACTTTTTATATAATCAAGGAACAAAATGTGCTGAGCAAAAAACATGACCAAATCTTCATTCCCTGTTTCACTCAATTTCCTTGGCAACTCCTCCAGTGATGCAACACAGCCCTGGGCACAGCTCTTGTAGGAACACGGCAGTAAACAAGGGGCTTACACACTACAACACCTCTTATGGCTTCTCTGCATTGTGAGCAGCTCATTTACCTGACATGTAAGAATATTCTGTCATGGAAGTCATCTTGTAGGTAAATACGTACACAACATCTATGAAGGAGGCATGACACACTAATGACAAAGATTATACTTCATATCTTCAGACCCTGATATGATACAGCAACATGATGGTCTGTGATTTTACAGAACTAGTTCTTTGGAGAAAAACACTACTTCTATGGATGAAGTATGACAAACTGTTGGATAAGCACATACCTCTTACAGAGCTTTCAGATTTCatcatgaa carries:
- the LOC135110278 gene encoding putative transcriptional regulator cudA, whose translation is MQCLLCCVGTYVRMVRRAPLEGLLLVYGCVALVSAAVRPRRQAGEAGLDYPTYSEVPFGLSFTCEDKLPGYYADPEAQCQVWHWCVSQTTKYSFLCPNRTLFNQLYRVCDWWFNVDCADSPASYNINEDLYKVPETSLGRELLREEEGGDQTVEETQLMEDEVVTGDQQPQQSQVQEEELRQQEQLVEQQQEPQLLQQEPQLQQQEQEQPQQEEMQQQEEIQQQEEQQPEEPSEV